ACCACCAGCATCGCCAGCGCCTGCAGCGCCATGCCGGCCCAGACCATGAACGCGCGGCTGTGCCCCCGGCGCAGGCGCGGCAGGTACAGCGCCGACAAAATAGCGCCACTGCCCATGGCCGCCAGCAGCCAGGTAAAGGTGCTGGCGCTGGCGCCCTCAAAGCGCAGCGCCAGCAGCGGCAGCAGCCCGATCAGCGCCGCCGAATGGAAAAAAAACAGCCCCACTTGCAGATAAGCCAGCCGTAAACGCGGCGATTCGGCGACGAAGCGCACCCCAACGCGCAGCGCGCTCCAGAAAGGCTCGCGCGGCGCCGGCTTGGGGCACACGGGGCTGCGCCAGCGCCAGATCAGGGCGGCGCAGCCCACCGCCAGCAGCGCATTGAGCGCAAACACCCACTCGCTGCCCAGCGCCGCAATGATCAACCCGGCCAGCAGCGGGCCGACGATGCGCGAGACGTTCATCGACACCCCATTGAGCGCCAGCGCAGCGGGCAGTTGGGCGCGCGGCACCAGGTGCGGCATCAGGGCGGCATATACCGGCCAGCGCAGCGCCAGCCCGATGCCATTGGCAAACACCAGCGCCAGCAGCAGCGCCGGCGTGAGCGCCTCGAGCTTGACGGTCAGCACCAGCAGCAGCGCCACCAGCGCCGCCCAAACCTGCGTCAGCAGCAGCAAGCGGCGGCGCTCAAGGGCATCGGCTAGCACGCCGCTGGGCAACCCGAGCAGCAGCACCGGCAGCGTGGCGGCGGTCTGCACCAGCGCCACCCACGCAGGCGAGGTGGTGAGCGTGGTCATGAGCCAAGCGGCGGCCACGTCGTTCATCCACAGGCTGATGTTGGCCGTCAGCCAAGTGATCCACAGCAGAGCGAAGGGGCGCTGCTGCAACGGGGCCAAGGCGGCCAAACCCAAAGGCGGGCGGGCGCTGGGTGCAGAGGAGTCGGGCATCGGCTGCATTGTCGCTGCACCGCGCACAACGCGCCGCCACACGCTGCAATTTGCGCGACGCAGCACAACCGCCAGAAGGCGGCCAGCGATGCGCTACAGTTGAGGCCAAACAATCATATGGAGTGCATGGCATGAAATGGCTGATCCCGGTGGATGGTTCCGAGTTGTCGTTCGAGGCGGTGGCCTACGCCGTGCGCATGGCGCAGGCCGGGCTGGCCTGCGAGCTGGTGCTGGTCAACGTGCAAGAGCCGGCCACTTTTTATGAACTGGTGACCTTGCACGACGCCGAGGCCATCGAGCGCCTGGCCGAGGCCGCCGGGCAAGATCTGCTGGCTGCAGCCGAAGCCCAAGTGCGCGCCGCGCAACTGCCCTACAGCACCCACGTGCGCATGGGCGAGCCGGTGGCGCTCCTGCTCGAGGTGCTGGAAGAGGAAGGCTGCGATGGCGTGATCATGGGCAGCCACGGCCGCGGGCTGCTCGGGCGCACCTTGCTGGGCTCGGTGTCGCAGCAGATGCTGCAGCACGCCCCGGTGTCGGTGACTTTCGTCAAGCACGCCGCCCAACCCGAGTCCGATTCCGAGCCCGATTCCGAGCCCGATTCCGACTCCTAATCCGCCTCCGCCTCGGGGGGCGAATGAGCTTTGCGCTCCCCACCCATGATGCAACCTCAACCCCAGCCCAGGAGACCCGCATGAGCGCATTCGTCGATCTGAAAGCCGCCGACGGTTTTGTCTGCCCCGCCTACATGGCGCAGCCCGCGGGCGCCCCGCGCGGTGCGGTGGTGGTGCTGCAAGAGATCTTCGGCGTCAATTCACACATCCGCGCGGTGGCCGACAGCTACGCAGCTGCCGGCTACGTGGCCTTGGCGCCATCGACCTTTCACCGGGTGCAAGCGGGGGTGGAACTGGGCTACACCGACGCCGACATGCAGGCCGGCTTTGCCCTCAAGCTGCAGGTCGATGCCCTGCCCGCACCGGGCGTGATGGCCGACATCCAAGCCGCCATCGACACCTTGGTGTTGGCTGCCGGGGTCAAGGTGGGCATCGTGGGCTACTGCTGGGGTGGGTTGCTCACTTGGCGCAGCGCCTGCCAGCTCAACGGTCTGTCGGCTGCCGTGCCCTACTACGGCGGCGGCATGACGGTGGGCGCCGACGCCGAGCTGCAACCCCGGTGCCCGGTGCTGGCGCACTTTGCCGAGCAAGACAACTGGATCCCGCAGAACACCGTGCAGGCCTTCAAGGCGCGCCACCCGCAGGTGCAGGTGCACACCTACAACGCCCACCACGGCTTCAACTGCGACCAGCGCGGCGCGCACCACGCCCCGTCGGCCGCGCTGGCGCGCGAGCGCACGCTGGCCTTTTTGGCGCAGCACTTGGGCTAATCCCCATGGGTCAAGGGTAAACGCCTAAGCCCGAGCCGCCCGTAGGGCGGTTTTTTTTGGCGACAATCTGAGCCAACCGGCAGCCACCAGCGATCCTGGGGGTTGCCGCAGCGCACCCACCACGGCGGCGGGTGAACGGTAACTGGCGGCCTACCCGGCCGGCCTTGGCGACAGGAGACAAACCCATGAACGCACCCTTGCCCGAAGCGGTTCGGCGCGCCCTTGCCAGCGTCAGCCTAGACGACAAATACACGCTGGACCACGGGCGTGCCTTCATGAGCGGGGTGCAAGCGCTGGTGCGGCTGCCCATGCTGCAGCGCCAGCGCGATTGGCAACTGGGCCGCAACACCGCCGGCTTCATCAGCGGCTACCGCGGCTCGCCGCTGGGCGGCTACGACCAGGCGCTGTGGAAAGCCAAGGCGCACCTAGCCGCGCAGCAGATCGTGTTTCAGCCCGGCGTCAACGAAGAACTGGCCGCCACCGCGGTCTGGGGCACGCAGCAGCTCGGGTTTGCACCGCCCGGCAGCCAGCGCCACGACGGCGTGTTTGGCCTGTGGTACGGAAAAGGCCCAGGGGTGGACCGCAGCGCCGACGTCTTCAAGCACGCCAACCTGGCCGGCACCACGCCTTGGGGCGGCGTGATCGCGGTGGCCGGTGACGACCACGTCGCCAAAAGCTCGACCGCCGCGCACCAGAGCGACCACATCTTCAAGGCCTGTGGGCTGCCGGTGTTCTTCCCCGCCAGCGTGCAAGAAATCCTCGACTTCGGGCTGCACGCCTGGGCCATGAGCCGCTTTGCCGGCGTCTGGGCCGGCATGAAAACCATCCAAGAGATCGTTGAGTCGAGCGCCGTGGCCGAGATCGACCCGGATCGGGTGCGCATCGTGGCGCCCGAGTTCGAGCTGCCCCCCGGCGGCGTGCACATCCGCTGGCCCGACGCGGCGCTGGAGCAGGAAGCGCGCCTGATGGACACCAAGTGGTACGCCGCGCTGGCCTATGTGCGCGCCAACCGGCTCAACCACAACGCGATCGAGGGCCCGCACGACCGCTACGGCCTCATCGCCAGCGGCAAGGCCTACAACGACACCCGGCAGGCGCTGCGCGACCTCGGGCTCGACGACGCCACCTGCCGCCGCATCGGGCTGCGGCTGCACAAGGTGGGCGTGGTCTGGCCGCTGGAGGCGCAGACCACGCGCGAGTTTGCCACCGGGCTGCGCGAGATTCTGGTGGTGGAAGAAAAGCGCCAAGTGATCGAATACCAGCTCAAAGAAGAGCTCTACAACTGGCGCCCCGACGTACGCCCCGACGTGCTGGGCAAGTTCGACGAAGTCGGGGCCGACCACAGCGGCGGCGAGTGGTCGATGCCCAACCCGAGCGCCAACCAGCTGCTGCGCGCCAACGCCGACCTGACGCCGGCGCTGATCGCCCAAGCGCTGGCGCGGCGCTTGGCGCGCCACGGCCTGCTGCCCGAGGGCAGCGAAGTGGCGGCGCGGGTGCAGGCGCAGCTCGAGCGCCTGCAGGGCCAGGCGCGCGCCTTGCAGGTGCTCCATGCCGACACGCCGCTGGCCGAGCGCCAGCCCTGGTTTTGCTCCGGCTGCCCGCACAACACCAGCACCCGGGTGCCCGAGGGTTCGCGCGCCATGGCCGGCATCGGCTGCCACTTCATGACCATCTGGATGGACCGCTCCACCATCGGCTTTACGCAGATGGGGGGCGAGGGCGTGCCGTGGGTCGGGCAGCAGCCCTTCAGCCACGAGTCGCACGTCTTTGCCAACTTGGGCGACGGCACCTACTTTCACAGCGGCCTGCTGGCGATCCGCCAGTGCATCGCCGCCAATGTCAACATCACCTTCAAGCTGCTCTACAACGACGCCGTGGCCATGACCGGCGGCCAGCCGCTGGGTGAGCGCGCCGAAGGCCACCACGTGCTGCAGATCGCGCACAGCCTGCAAGCCGAAGGGGTGGCGCGCCTGACCGTGGTCACCGACGAGCCCGAGAAATACCGCGGCGCCCTGCACACCACCGTGGGCGGCAGCACGCTGCGGCTGCCGGCCGGGGTGGCGGTGGAGCACCGCGACCAGCTCGACCGCATCCAGCGCGAATTCCGCCAGCTGCCCGGCACCACCGTGATCTTGTACGACCAGACCTGCGCCACCGAAAAGCGGCGCCGGCGCAAGCGCGGCACCTTGGCCGACCCGGCGCGGCGCGTGCTCATCAACCCGGCCGTGTGCGAGGGCTGCGGCGATTGCGGCGTGCAGAGCAACTGCCTGAGCATAGAGCCGCTGCAGACCGAATTCGGGCGCAAGCGCCAGATCAACCAGAGCAGCTGCAACAAGGATTTTTCCTGCCTCAAGGGCTTTTGCCCGAGCTTCGTCACGGTCGAGGGCGGGCAACTGCGCAAAAGCGCCCCGGCGGGTGCGCTGCCGGCGCCCGAGGCGCTGGGGGATGTGCCTGAGCCGCCGCTGCCAGCCTTTGATGCCGCCGGGCCGGGCAGCGTCTATGGCATCGTGGTGGCCGGGGTCGGCGGCACCGGGGTCATCACCATCGGCCAGTTGCTGGGGGTGGCGGCGCACCTCGAGGGCAAAGGCGTGGTCACGCAAGACGCCGCCGGCCTGGCGCAAAAGGGCGGCGCCACCTGGAGCCATGTGCTGCTGGCTGTGCAGCAGAGCGACATCTGCACCACCCGCGTCGGCAGCGGCGCGGCCGATTTGATTCTGGGCTGCGACGCCATCGTCGCCGTCAGCAAAGAAAGCCTGGCCCGCCTAGGGCCGGGGCGCACGCGGGTGGCCCTGAACGGCCACGTGAGCCCGACGGCGGCCTTTGTGCGCCAACCCGACTGGCACAACCCGGCCAGCCAGTGCCAAGCCACGCTCGAACGCCTGCTCAGCCCCGAGGCGGTGGCGCCGCTCGACGCCGAGGCCTTGGCCACGCGGCTGCTGGGCGACGCGCTCTACCTCAACCCGCTGCTGCTGGGTTTTGCTTGGCAAAAAGGCTGGTTGCCGCTGCGGCGCGAGTCGCTGCGGCGGGCGATCGAGCTCAACGATGTGGCAGTGGCCAAAAACCTGGCTGCGTTTGAATGGGGCCGCTGGGCGGCGCACGACGGCGCGCGGCTGCAGGCGCTGCTGGCGCCGGCGCAAGCCATCGCGCTGCACCCGCGCCCCGGCCTCGAGGCGCTGCTGCAGCGGCGCAGCGAATTTTTGCGCGCCTACCAGAACCCGGCCTACGCGCAGCGCTACAGCGACTTCGTGCGCCGGGTGCAGCAGGCCGAGGCCGCGGCGCTGGGTGCGGGCACAAGCGCCCTGAGCGAGGCGGTGGCGCACAACCTGTTCAAGCTCATGGCCTACAAAGACGAATACGAGGTGGCGCGCCTGCACAGCGACCCCGCGTTTTTGCGCCAGATCGGGGCCCAGTTCGAGGGCGATTTTGCGCTGCGCTTTCACCTCGCGCCGCCGCTGTGGGCGCGCCGCGATGAGCGCGGCCTGCCGATCAAGCGTGCCTTCGGGCCGTGGATGCTCACCGCCTTCAAGGGCTTGGCGCGCCTCAAGGGCCTACGCGGCACGGCCTTCGACCCCTTTGGCCGCAGCGCCGAGCGGCGCGAGGAACGCGCCCTGATCGGCCAGTACCAAGAGCTGATCGAAGAACTGCTGCCGAATCTGAACCCCGCGCGCAAGGCGCTGGCGCTGCAACTGGCGGCGCTGCCCGAAGGCATCAAGGGTTTTGGCCACGTCAAGGCGCGACACTTGGCCGCCGTGCGCCTGCGCTGGAGCGAGTTGCTGGCGCAGTGGCGCGCTGCCGGGCCGCTGCCGCCCGATGCGCCCGCACCCGGGGCATCCGCTCGACGCTGAACGCGCCACGCCCGCTGTTTGGCGTCCAGCGCCCCTTACACTTGCTGCTTTGGTTTAACGGGAGGCCTTATGGGGCTCGGGGTGGCCTTCGCCTTGCTGGCGGGGATGTTGTGGGGCTTCGTGTTTCTGGTGCCGCTGTTGCTGCCCGAGTACCCTGCCGCCTTGCTGGCCATGGCGCGCTACCTGGCGTTTGGGCTGCTGTGCCTGCCGCTGGCTTGGCTCGACTGGGGCGCGCTGCGCCGCCTGACGCGCGCCGATTGGTTGGCAGCGGCCAAGCTGGCCGCCGTGGGCAACTTGGCCTACTACACCTTGCTCGCCAGCTCGATCCAGGGCACCGGCGGGCCGCTGACCACGCTCAT
This sequence is a window from Serpentinimonas maccroryi. Protein-coding genes within it:
- a CDS encoding MFS transporter — its product is MPDSSAPSARPPLGLAALAPLQQRPFALLWITWLTANISLWMNDVAAAWLMTTLTTSPAWVALVQTAATLPVLLLGLPSGVLADALERRRLLLLTQVWAALVALLLVLTVKLEALTPALLLALVFANGIGLALRWPVYAALMPHLVPRAQLPAALALNGVSMNVSRIVGPLLAGLIIAALGSEWVFALNALLAVGCAALIWRWRSPVCPKPAPREPFWSALRVGVRFVAESPRLRLAYLQVGLFFFHSAALIGLLPLLALRFEGASASTFTWLLAAMGSGAILSALYLPRLRRGHSRAFMVWAGMALQALAMLVVTWAPGLWAALLAMFVAGMAWIAVANTLNVAAQFAMPDWVRARAISVYQMALMGGAALGAAAWGKLAHWVGVPLSVSLAALSALCLATLTLRWSQRSRLLEDPGPEGADREAEPPLQ
- a CDS encoding universal stress protein, which encodes MKWLIPVDGSELSFEAVAYAVRMAQAGLACELVLVNVQEPATFYELVTLHDAEAIERLAEAAGQDLLAAAEAQVRAAQLPYSTHVRMGEPVALLLEVLEEEGCDGVIMGSHGRGLLGRTLLGSVSQQMLQHAPVSVTFVKHAAQPESDSEPDSEPDSDS
- a CDS encoding dienelactone hydrolase family protein, whose protein sequence is MSAFVDLKAADGFVCPAYMAQPAGAPRGAVVVLQEIFGVNSHIRAVADSYAAAGYVALAPSTFHRVQAGVELGYTDADMQAGFALKLQVDALPAPGVMADIQAAIDTLVLAAGVKVGIVGYCWGGLLTWRSACQLNGLSAAVPYYGGGMTVGADAELQPRCPVLAHFAEQDNWIPQNTVQAFKARHPQVQVHTYNAHHGFNCDQRGAHHAPSAALARERTLAFLAQHLG
- a CDS encoding indolepyruvate ferredoxin oxidoreductase family protein; its protein translation is MNAPLPEAVRRALASVSLDDKYTLDHGRAFMSGVQALVRLPMLQRQRDWQLGRNTAGFISGYRGSPLGGYDQALWKAKAHLAAQQIVFQPGVNEELAATAVWGTQQLGFAPPGSQRHDGVFGLWYGKGPGVDRSADVFKHANLAGTTPWGGVIAVAGDDHVAKSSTAAHQSDHIFKACGLPVFFPASVQEILDFGLHAWAMSRFAGVWAGMKTIQEIVESSAVAEIDPDRVRIVAPEFELPPGGVHIRWPDAALEQEARLMDTKWYAALAYVRANRLNHNAIEGPHDRYGLIASGKAYNDTRQALRDLGLDDATCRRIGLRLHKVGVVWPLEAQTTREFATGLREILVVEEKRQVIEYQLKEELYNWRPDVRPDVLGKFDEVGADHSGGEWSMPNPSANQLLRANADLTPALIAQALARRLARHGLLPEGSEVAARVQAQLERLQGQARALQVLHADTPLAERQPWFCSGCPHNTSTRVPEGSRAMAGIGCHFMTIWMDRSTIGFTQMGGEGVPWVGQQPFSHESHVFANLGDGTYFHSGLLAIRQCIAANVNITFKLLYNDAVAMTGGQPLGERAEGHHVLQIAHSLQAEGVARLTVVTDEPEKYRGALHTTVGGSTLRLPAGVAVEHRDQLDRIQREFRQLPGTTVILYDQTCATEKRRRRKRGTLADPARRVLINPAVCEGCGDCGVQSNCLSIEPLQTEFGRKRQINQSSCNKDFSCLKGFCPSFVTVEGGQLRKSAPAGALPAPEALGDVPEPPLPAFDAAGPGSVYGIVVAGVGGTGVITIGQLLGVAAHLEGKGVVTQDAAGLAQKGGATWSHVLLAVQQSDICTTRVGSGAADLILGCDAIVAVSKESLARLGPGRTRVALNGHVSPTAAFVRQPDWHNPASQCQATLERLLSPEAVAPLDAEALATRLLGDALYLNPLLLGFAWQKGWLPLRRESLRRAIELNDVAVAKNLAAFEWGRWAAHDGARLQALLAPAQAIALHPRPGLEALLQRRSEFLRAYQNPAYAQRYSDFVRRVQQAEAAALGAGTSALSEAVAHNLFKLMAYKDEYEVARLHSDPAFLRQIGAQFEGDFALRFHLAPPLWARRDERGLPIKRAFGPWMLTAFKGLARLKGLRGTAFDPFGRSAERREERALIGQYQELIEELLPNLNPARKALALQLAALPEGIKGFGHVKARHLAAVRLRWSELLAQWRAAGPLPPDAPAPGASARR